A section of the Microbulbifer pacificus genome encodes:
- the sdhA gene encoding succinate dehydrogenase flavoprotein subunit: protein MSNMRTITFDGIVVGGGGAGMRAALQMAQSGFKTAVITKVFPTRSHTVSAQGGITCAIASDDPNDDWRWHMYDTVKGSDYIGDQDAIEYMCSVGPEAVFELEHMGLPFSRTKEGRIYQRPFGGQSKDYGRGGQAARTCAAADRTGHALLHTLYQNNVKHNTVFLNEWFAVDLVKNQDGAVVGVIAICIEDGEVVFIKSKATVLATGGAGRIFASTTNAHINTGDGVGMALRAGVPVQDIEMWQFHPTGIAGAGVLVTEGCRGEGGYLINKDGERFMERYAPNAKDLASRDVVARSMVLEILDGRGAGPNADHVFLKLDHLGEELLHSRLPGICELAKTFAHVDPVKAPIPVVPTCHYMMGGIPTNIHGQALTQDASGNDQVVEGLFACGEVACVSVHGANRLGGNSLLDLVVFGRASGLFIEKALREGIEAREASDSDIEAAMSRLNRLETTNNGEKAADLRTELQNVMQNHFGVFRRGDYMAEGVKKLENLRERIANVRLDDKSRAFNTARIEALELQNLLEVAEATAIAAEVRTESRGAHAREDFQERDDENWLCHSMFFPAEKRVGKRAVNFAPNTVPAFEPKARTY, encoded by the coding sequence ATGTCGAATATGCGAACAATTACCTTTGACGGTATCGTAGTTGGCGGCGGCGGCGCGGGTATGCGCGCTGCGCTGCAGATGGCCCAGTCCGGTTTCAAGACTGCGGTGATCACCAAAGTATTCCCGACCCGTTCGCACACGGTATCTGCCCAGGGCGGTATCACCTGTGCGATTGCCAGCGATGACCCCAACGACGATTGGCGCTGGCACATGTACGACACCGTCAAGGGCTCCGACTATATCGGTGACCAGGACGCGATCGAGTACATGTGTTCTGTAGGCCCGGAAGCCGTGTTCGAACTGGAGCACATGGGTCTGCCGTTCTCCCGTACCAAAGAAGGCCGCATCTACCAGCGTCCGTTCGGTGGCCAGTCCAAGGACTACGGCCGCGGCGGCCAGGCTGCGCGCACCTGCGCGGCAGCGGACCGTACCGGTCACGCCCTGCTGCACACCCTGTATCAGAACAACGTCAAGCACAATACCGTTTTCCTGAACGAGTGGTTCGCGGTAGACCTGGTGAAGAACCAGGACGGCGCGGTTGTGGGTGTTATCGCCATCTGTATTGAAGATGGCGAAGTGGTATTCATCAAATCCAAGGCGACCGTGCTCGCTACCGGTGGCGCCGGCCGTATTTTCGCGTCCACCACCAACGCGCACATCAACACCGGTGACGGCGTGGGCATGGCCCTGCGCGCGGGTGTGCCGGTGCAGGATATTGAAATGTGGCAGTTCCACCCCACCGGTATCGCCGGTGCCGGGGTACTGGTCACCGAAGGTTGTCGCGGTGAAGGCGGCTACCTGATCAACAAGGACGGCGAGCGTTTCATGGAGCGCTACGCGCCCAACGCCAAAGACCTGGCGTCCCGCGACGTGGTTGCCCGCTCCATGGTGCTGGAAATCCTCGACGGCCGCGGTGCCGGTCCGAATGCCGACCACGTGTTCCTGAAGCTGGATCACCTGGGAGAAGAACTGTTGCACAGCCGCCTGCCGGGCATCTGTGAACTGGCCAAGACCTTTGCCCACGTGGACCCGGTCAAGGCGCCGATCCCGGTTGTTCCGACCTGTCACTACATGATGGGCGGTATCCCGACCAACATTCACGGCCAGGCCCTGACCCAGGACGCCTCCGGTAACGACCAGGTCGTTGAAGGCCTCTTCGCCTGTGGTGAAGTTGCGTGTGTATCCGTACACGGCGCCAACCGCCTGGGCGGCAACTCCCTGCTGGACCTGGTGGTGTTCGGTCGCGCTTCCGGCCTGTTCATCGAGAAGGCCCTGCGCGAAGGTATCGAAGCCCGCGAAGCGAGCGATTCCGATATCGAAGCGGCGATGTCTCGCCTCAACCGTCTGGAAACCACCAACAACGGTGAGAAAGCGGCTGATCTGCGCACCGAGCTGCAGAACGTGATGCAGAACCACTTCGGTGTATTCCGTCGCGGCGATTACATGGCCGAGGGCGTGAAGAAACTGGAAAACCTGCGCGAGCGCATCGCCAACGTGCGCCTGGACGACAAGTCCCGCGCGTTCAACACCGCGCGTATCGAAGCGCTGGAGTTGCAAAACCTGCTGGAAGTGGCAGAAGCCACCGCGATCGCTGCGGAAGTCCGCACCGAGAGCCGCGGCGCCCACGCCCGCGAAGACTTCCAGGAGCGCGACGACGAAAACTGGCTGTGCCACTCCATGTTCTTCCCGGCGGAGAAGCGTGTGGGCAAGCGTGCGGTTAACTTTGCGCCCAACACCGTGCCAGCTTTCGAGCCGAAAGCGCGTACCTATTAA
- the sdhD gene encoding succinate dehydrogenase, hydrophobic membrane anchor protein, giving the protein MVKAVTGFGRSGLYDWFIQRISAVVLVAYTLFIVGFIFLSKDFGYASWSALFEQRWVRVFSLVALISTIAHAWIGLWSVVTDYLTNRMMGGKATVLRILVEVLLGAVAVFYAVWGIEILWGV; this is encoded by the coding sequence ATGGTAAAGGCAGTTACAGGTTTCGGTCGTAGCGGTCTGTACGACTGGTTCATTCAGCGCATCAGTGCCGTAGTGCTGGTGGCTTATACCCTCTTTATTGTTGGGTTCATTTTTCTCTCCAAAGATTTCGGCTACGCCAGCTGGTCTGCTCTGTTCGAGCAGCGCTGGGTCCGCGTTTTCAGCCTGGTCGCTCTGATCTCCACAATTGCTCACGCCTGGATCGGTCTCTGGTCCGTGGTAACCGACTACCTCACCAACCGCATGATGGGTGGCAAAGCTACCGTACTGCGCATTCTGGTAGAGGTGCTGTTGGGCGCTGTAGCCGTGTTCTACGCGGTGTGGGGCATTGAAATTCTGTGGGGTGTGTAA
- the gltA gene encoding citrate synthase, whose translation MSDKKAQLTVDGIDASLDLPVYSGTVGPDVVDISSLASKGLFTFDPGFMSTASCESKITYIDGAKGVLLHRGYPIEQLAEKSDYLETCYLLMNGELPTVEQKKEYVSGIMNHTMVHESLVNFFKGFRYDAHPMAMMCGVVGALASFYHDSLDITDPEHRKISADRLIAKMPTLAAMCYKHSKGQPFMYPDNSLSYSENFLHMMFGTPCEPSKIDPIVAKAMDVIFLLHADHEQNASTSTVRLAGSSGANPFACISSGIATLWGPAHGGANEAVLNMLEEIGDESRIDEYVAKAKDKNDPFRLMGFGHRVYKNFDPRSRVMQGICDEVLGAMGAENDPLLRIAKKLEKIALEDEYFVEKKLYPNVDFYSGIIMKAIGIPTDMFTVIFATGRTAGWIAHWNEMISNPYKIGRPRQLYTGYPSRDYVAPQDR comes from the coding sequence ATGTCCGACAAGAAAGCTCAACTCACGGTCGACGGTATCGACGCCTCTCTCGACCTGCCGGTCTATTCCGGTACCGTCGGTCCCGACGTTGTCGATATCAGCAGCCTGGCAAGCAAAGGTCTGTTTACGTTCGACCCGGGCTTTATGTCCACTGCCTCCTGCGAGTCCAAGATCACCTATATCGACGGCGCCAAGGGTGTACTGCTGCACCGCGGCTACCCCATCGAGCAGCTGGCGGAAAAATCCGACTACCTGGAAACCTGCTACCTGCTGATGAACGGTGAACTGCCCACCGTCGAGCAGAAGAAGGAATACGTCAGCGGCATCATGAACCACACCATGGTCCATGAATCCCTGGTCAACTTCTTCAAGGGCTTCCGTTACGACGCCCACCCGATGGCCATGATGTGTGGCGTTGTCGGCGCCCTCGCCTCTTTCTACCACGACTCCCTCGACATCACCGACCCCGAACACCGCAAGATCTCCGCTGACCGCCTGATCGCCAAGATGCCGACCCTGGCCGCCATGTGCTACAAGCACAGCAAGGGCCAGCCGTTCATGTATCCGGACAACAGCCTCAGCTACTCCGAGAACTTCCTGCACATGATGTTCGGCACCCCTTGTGAGCCTAGCAAGATCGACCCGATTGTGGCCAAGGCCATGGACGTGATCTTCCTGCTGCACGCGGACCACGAGCAGAATGCTTCTACCTCCACCGTGCGTCTGGCCGGCTCCTCCGGCGCCAACCCCTTCGCCTGTATCTCCTCCGGTATCGCTACCCTGTGGGGACCGGCGCACGGCGGTGCCAACGAAGCGGTTCTGAACATGCTGGAAGAGATCGGTGACGAGAGCCGTATCGACGAATACGTCGCCAAGGCCAAGGACAAGAACGATCCGTTCCGCCTGATGGGCTTCGGCCACCGCGTATACAAGAACTTCGACCCGCGCTCCCGCGTCATGCAGGGCATCTGCGACGAAGTACTGGGCGCCATGGGTGCCGAGAACGATCCGCTGCTGCGCATCGCCAAGAAGCTCGAGAAGATCGCTCTGGAAGACGAGTACTTCGTTGAGAAGAAACTCTACCCGAACGTGGACTTCTACTCCGGCATCATCATGAAGGCCATCGGTATCCCCACCGACATGTTCACCGTGATTTTCGCCACCGGCCGCACCGCGGGCTGGATCGCGCACTGGAACGAGATGATCTCCAACCCGTACAAGATCGGCCGTCCGCGTCAGCTGTACACCGGCTACCCCTCGCGCGACTACGTTGCTCCCCAAGACCGTTAA
- the sdhC gene encoding succinate dehydrogenase, cytochrome b556 subunit yields the protein MKKNRPVNLDISTIKLPAPALVSILHRVSGVVLFAVVALLLCMLDSSLESEQGFHKVAEFFTSVPAKLVLWASLAALIYHLIAGVRHLIMDMGIGESLEGGRRGAIIVLVLSVVLILLAGVLIW from the coding sequence GTGAAAAAAAACAGACCTGTCAATTTAGACATTTCTACTATCAAGCTCCCTGCACCAGCGTTGGTTTCTATTCTGCACCGTGTTTCCGGTGTGGTGCTCTTCGCTGTGGTTGCACTTCTTCTGTGCATGCTGGACTCCAGTCTGGAATCTGAGCAGGGTTTCCACAAAGTAGCAGAGTTTTTTACCAGTGTTCCGGCAAAGCTCGTTCTGTGGGCTTCACTCGCTGCACTCATTTATCACCTGATCGCCGGTGTGCGTCACCTGATCATGGATATGGGCATTGGTGAGAGCCTGGAGGGTGGCCGCCGCGGTGCGATCATCGTGCTGGTACTTTCTGTTGTGCTCATTCTGCTGGCGGGGGTCCTGATATGGTAA